The Ascaphus truei isolate aAscTru1 chromosome 14, aAscTru1.hap1, whole genome shotgun sequence genome segment GCTACCATATGCCACAAGTCACAggggcatgtactgtatatcaagATGGACCAAACATTTTGGTCTACCTCAATttaatgcaaaaataaaataacactGCATCGGTTATAGGAGCACATTTGAATACATCTCTGTTATGGCACTGACTATATCCCCCTTAACTCCTCCTATGGCCAATTCCCAAAACACTCACTGGCACAAATGGAGCAAAGAAAACTTAATACATTAATGCAAAGTGAAACAATGTCAAAATGATGCAATTTGCACCTGTTTCTGAAGCAATGCTCCATTTGCAACAtgtaatgcatacagtatactccaCACACAATACATTTAGTTAAAGGACTATCCCAGCAAAACTCACATTCTTCATTGTGTTCCAGGTGGTGAGTGGATGGAATTATAAAATGGTATATACCGTCAGACAAACAAACTGTTCGAAAAGTGAAGTACCTGACCTTACACCACAATGCAAGATTGATACAAATGGGGTAAGTGCTCTCTTTGTTATGTGTTGTGATATTAGGATTCCCTATaggaggggtgcgcaaactgggggacgcgagattttgttggggggggggcggcggttgcagaggccccacgctcttccctgaggcatttaagCTAAATGCTGGGGGTCttcacgaggcctctgcaacctcaacttaccggggtTCTGTAGCCTTCTGgaagcatcgccatggcaacgctgcatcaaatgacgctgtggggtcatgtgacgtgcacgtcgccatggtaacgcgttGTCAAATGCCACTGCAGGGTCacatgatgtgacgtcacatgacccgcggtgtcatttgacgccaggtcacAGAAGTGGTGGCACGAGAGCTGGGGCTGTCGCACAGTGGGGCGGGGGTGCGCAGCTCCAAAACcttgcgctcccctgccctatACCAATGTCTTTAAAAAGCTTTTATGGTTAAAAGCTCCCATCTTGAAAATCCTATAGCTGCGTCCAGGGTGAGGAGACGCACGCGTGCGTGCTCACGCTCGGCGCATTCAAATACCTTTTAATTGATGCAAGCTTGGTGCGCGCATGCAGGTGTGCTCAGGCCGGACCGGTGCTCGGAGAGACAGTTATTTGTTTTCCCGGAGCTATGGCGCGTTACATTACCAGGTAAGGGCCAATGAGAGCACCGCAGTCACAACAACCAATCTGATGGAGCTGAGGATGTGACATCACGCCCCACTCCATTCTGACACGCCACCCTCCCGTCTGTGgtacgccccctccctccccctcgctcGAGCACGCAGTGAGCAGGACAGCGAATCGCTCCTGCTCGGGCCGACGCTGACATCACGCCTCGTGAGCATGAGCGCTCGTCTCCCCATgctggccgcagcctaacacaTATTCCAAACGGTTATCAATGTATGAGCAACATATAAAGTCTGTTTCTCTTGATGTTTTGCTAAAAATGAAAGCTACCCCTCagcatattaaagctgcagttaaagcaatatcctacatgttttttgtttttttttaataaatcagtactGTACTACGAGAAAATCCTTTTTTTGaaacaatttttaaagacattttttatctatttaaaaccagagacataacataaaacacagacaaagctcagtgcagaTCCTGAaaaacttatacatggtacagtgcctaaatatacatgtataaataactaataaataaaatggtcttttagtttaacattttggccacattgttgtaagcccttgagccaactgcacggcagaccacgttcaagggtccctaacactaatatagattcttaataacctgtgcattgccaggaagaatgatttataataaatctgtcaaaatgagttgcaaaagttctaagtctgattgaagcttttattaacctgtacattaccaggaaaagcactctgtaatagatttgtcacaatcacactgcaagcaagttcccctgatagtgggagatgccatggagtgagcttttaaccatttaaatgtgggagggagtgagcttcaattaggtaggaggttgccaccctccaatcagctaagattagttgaacaagaattataaaacatacagaacacaccTACAAGCTCGTAttgtcttagctgattggagggtggcaacctcctacctaattgaagctcactccctcccacatttaaatggttaaaagctcactccatggcatcgcccactatcaggggaacttgcttgcagtgtgattgtgacaaatctattacagagtgcttttcctggtaatgtacaggttaataaaagcttcaatcagacttagaacttttgaaactaattttgacagatttattataaatcattcttcctggcaatgcacaggttattaagaatctatattagtgttagggacccttgaacgtggtttgccgtgcagttggctcaagggcttacaacaatttggccaaaatgttaaactaaaagaccattttatttattagttatttatacatgtatatttaggcaatgtaccgtgtataagtttttcaggatgtgcactgagctttgtctgtgttttatgttatgtctctggttttaaatatatatattgccatgctcagtagcactcctctgtgaaacttatatgcttatatatatggtgTGTACATTTTTTATCtattctaatgtagcaagcatttttgtttctatagaaaccatttacaaagtcacacccccttccccttgtgagactcttgagccctgccctctgtctagcagtgcaccaattgtatctagtgactgcctggtcacatgatcttgcaCACAGAATTTTGCATTGTGGCAAAGCTGTTCTgcagcaataactgaattaaataacccagagcaaagcgatcgattacaaggaaatggatcgatctgcaacttagctaatcacttgtcagtgtgcagattgtattaatACACATattgaaaggaaaaaaaataaacattttaaaaactgcagctttaatcggCAGTCAAGATCTTGGGGAGCGCCgatatacatgaaaaaatacaagaaaaacacacaatagtgcaatatgtctctaTCAGTATAACGACTCAGTCTTCAGAATCCAGCAGGGTGTGTACTCACATGTCTCCTGATGAAACCGGTGAGCCGGTGAAATGCCTTGAGTGGAAACCGCCTTCACTGTGTAGGACGCCGCACACAGTGTTACTTGTTCCCGTGTCAATCATCCGGGAATccaacccggaagtgcgggagccaAGACGAGCTTagacgagagacgagagacgCGAGCACAGCTGAGGAGAGGAGTGGTCACCACCCACCAGGACGTATAGGGATACAGCATTTGCCACTGATTTTGGATATGCATAAAAGGAAGGGGAATATGTGAGTACACACCCTGCTGGATTCTGAAGATCGAATCTATACACTGTTAGAGACAATCCACAAAAGGGCTTGAGCTGCAACTATCACTTGAATTTGATTACACATCACAGAACTTTTTGCAAATTGATTGTATTTTTATGATTTATTTGCACTGGTTAATCCCTAGTGTCCCTTGGTACTTTTTTTTCCTTATTATACGAATTGCACTTAGTTTGGTTTAAGCGCCTTTTTGATAACACTTAATTTTTTCACCGGCATATTAAACGGCCAATGAAAGTAATTTATCAAAATGGTTTATCAAAAAAATACAACTGGAAGACTGATAAATGACCCACAGTATATGCCCTGAAGACGTTGCAGCGACACATGATGTCGCAACGCCATGCAgggtcacattgtcatggcaacgtggcgccacGTTACCTTGCTAagccatgtgatgtcatgttgccatggtaacgcggagccatttgacgtcgcgttgccatgaccgGACGCTGTAGAAGGGGAGATCCCATGGCAGTTGTCCCATCTCTCGCCTTCTGTTGGCGACCCTGCAAAGCATTAACATGCAGATATTGCTTAGCAGAGCCCAGAATCTTGTGCATCAGTTTAAACTTAATATAGCTAGATATATGTGTATACTAGTGTACATTTTACACAATTATTTGCTAACTTCATGCACATCCCAATTACCTGAAGATGAAGTCAGTAAAGAATAATGTAAATttgctttttaaaaaatatatttttttaccttTTAACAAGTTTGTCCCATTTAGACACAAAACAGCTGAAATAAAAGGTTGTACAATTTAGTTGACTTCAAACATGTACTTTATTTGATGTGTTTTTGGGAGTTCTGGCTGCAGATTACAAAtctattacatttatttatttagatttctgGTAACTGTGAAACTACAGCCTACATAGGTCCTAATCATTTCATTCAAGTCATTTCTCAAATCTGCAAAACGGATACAGGTAAGAGACAGTGAGAGTACAGAAAATATAACCTTCTGTCCTCGTCTAAAGACATACAGTAAGTGACAAGACCCCACGCAGATCCCCCCATACATCCCACCATTTAGGGAGATCTGCAGGTGCAGGTAGAGCAGCATTTCCATGAGTGCTACACCTCTTTACAAGACACAAGGGGCAGAGCAAAAGAACAATATTGAGTAGAATgatgttttgccacaagctctcctAGTCCTGAGCCACTGTTAGTGTTACAGTGAATAGGGCCCATATCCTGCTCTATAGAGAGATTCCCATCACTGGAGAAGAAGGCACATTCTCAATAACACCACAGCTTGGCTCAATGCTGGTATCCTGCCCCACCAGTAACCTAAGTATGGATCCCCTGAGCATTAGACTCCCCATATGTGCATGGGTATGTTTTTGTATGAGTTGTCAGTGATGGCATAACCGATTTATATTTGAGTGGGTGCATAAGTCAGTCTTGTTGTTAAACAGTCCTGGTGATAGATTTTAAAACACATAGAAGTCAGTGCTAATCAGCGCTAGAGATGCAATTATGGAGGGGTGGGAGATATTACATGTTTCTTTCAAACATTATAGCAGAAAATGTCCATTTCCATTTTTATATACATAGCCACGTGCACAAGGCACAGACCTTAGAATACAGGTAATATCTGTACAACGTGAGATAAGAGCATGAAACATAACATTATGCAATGAGAAGGAAtcactgtcccaaagagcttataaTCCAAACTAACATCTGCTGTTCTAGGATTTTGCCTTTTCTGTCGTACTGAAGTGGACCCAAATGATCCAGAACTGCGGGATCTGTTAAGACAAGTTATTGATGAATATAATTCTGACAATAACCACACAAACCTTTATAACATATTTAGCGTTGGAAGAGCCAAAAAAGAGGTTGGTATACCACGTGTTCCAGTCTAAGTATATTTAAATCATTTGtatatttcattttgtttttagtTACAGTTAGGACAGAACATgcgcgggagggggggagttgtgaGTTCTCTTTGCTCTCTTGCTGTGATAAGttcagcatttttttaaatgtgtgctTGTATGGGGGTAAATTAGGAAAGGGGAGTATGATAAGGAAATATACCTAGAAGTAAGATTACAATGTACATTCAAACATTATTTAACATTTCTACTTCTTTAATTAAAACAATCAACCAATCGCCTAATTTTAtctattaaacatatcactgacAATTGTTCAATTTGTTTCTATGAGAAACTGCAGCTTTGGATGGAAATGCAGTAGGGATTTACACCCCAAGCGTAGTATTAGAAAACAATATTGTACGGGTTGGAAACGCTTATCTTTTGATATGTTATGAGAACTGATTGCATTAATAAACTACttttctacatactgtatgcacaattTGATGGTGGATGTCAAAGAATTGTATATTTGTGATAAATAAGACAAAGAAAAAGTAAGGTAGAAGTGATACGTTTAACAGCTAACTCGTGtttaaaaagagtgcaagcttccAGGGCCACTATGGTCTCTTCTAACCTGAAAGCTTGCACTCGTGTTAACCATGAGTCCGCTGTTAAAGGTATTACATCTATCTTACTTGTGTTTGTCTATTCTACGGGCTAACACAGTACCATCCTCTGTTTGGTAGGTAAGGCAATCTCTATTTGACCACAGGGTGCAGACACTAAAAGACATTAGCACTTGTTAATACCCATTCATCTAATTGGCCATGAATTAACATTTTCATATAAAGCTGTGTTTTCTCTGTGACCAGAGTTAATTCCATGTCATGTTATTGCATCAGTCACACCCTCCTAGCACCGAAATGTAACAAACACAATGGAATATAATCCacttactacttttttttattggacactagctgagagacccggcgttgcccgggatgtaaatgcgtaataggtggtattatttataaatcatggaacaataggtgagtatttgttgtaaaggtttcgggtgggggggagaaaggtgagaaaggggagcggggggggggaaggggagcgggggggagaaaggggagcgggggggaagaaaggggagcggggggggaaaggggagtgggggggggaaggggagtgggggggggaaggggagtggggggggggaaggggagtggggagggggaaaggggagtgggaaaggggagtgggaaaggggagtgggaaaggggagtgggaaaggggagtggggggggggaaattacaatactatggacaaccacttacaataggtgcagcgcctccacctgcgatggctcccaccagagggggagtggatcctcgcaggacaaacacaatgatcacatacacaatggggtataataactaaggactttactaacatgtaatatgacacctcacattcataacataacctgtgtccctctcaggaggagacactaaccgtgacgtctcgcaggacgattccccaacactaggtgatcccacccagtgtccaaagaaccccacccaatgtcccgcactcttgcagagagtcaatgggtgactgcgcagtcactattaagctaagggcctggtggtgcacttagaactgtagatacctgccgagcactccagtgctcggatcagcaacgcttcacaaagggtcagacgcgtgatgaatccgtctgatcctatcctggtgatattctctgtggacccccaacgtgggtccgaactccgtcactggaaccgcagcatccgctgagtccctctctaacgatacagcaacgtgacacaccctgcactacaggccgtccctatagcacagcatccttaagtggcttaagggtcaatctcctagggcattcggggttgcctatcctatataggtaggtcttgtacccaccctactcataatacgggccctgggccatggatccccggactggttaccgctatgaacccccccccagttgcctcgtactacgcgcaacgccgccctgggcaatggctcccccggattggttaccgctatgaacccccccagtggcctcaccactcgcaacacggaccctgggctatggctccccggactagttaccgctatgaaccccccagctgtctcgtgccacttacttacaacaggaccctgggctatggctccccggattggttaccgctatgaaaccccccagttgtccctatcttcccttctgttccccagttgccaactaaagtaagtgacaggttccctatcctgagggctgtccctggaaacactcacactactgggggactcagggctatcttgggccaagggggtgctggcctagtacagggagtccctcgctcctgtaccctacctccttcccttgtctgctccttgCTCTCACTGaccacgtagctgcaagcccgccaaatgtatccacttctcctcctggcagtcttacagccctattggctcctatgaggcacctggtgcctccctcgctaagcactatgggaattgtagtccctgggcacctgcaataacattggggccgcgggCGTGCCTTCCCTgtacttacactaacccctaatggccgccgcaatctttccctacctctcgcgcgactctcctggctggctcctacactgcgcatgcgcgagtggtggagtaatggcggcgctctcttcgccggccgccgggaccttagagacgcgaccgcggccttagcaacggcccgatcgcgtccccggcaaccggcccgctcgcggagacagcgcaccgctgtctgcaacggcccccacccttgggatggccgtcgggtctgccgctggcctccggcagcacccggcatctctcctggccacggaggctccctaggaggacgaagggggaaacaggtgacctggctacactaggcaaagaaaaagaaaggtaGAAGTGATACGTTTAACAGCTAACTCGTGtttaaaaagagtgcaagcttccAGGGCCACTAAGTTCTCTTCTAACCTGAAAGCTTGCACTCGTGTTAACCATGAGTCCGCTGTTAAAGGTATTACATCTATCTTACTTGTGTTTGTCTATTCTACGGGCTAACACAGTACCATCCTCTGTTTGATAGGTAAGGCAATCTCTGTTTGACCACAGGGTGCAGACACTAAAAGACATTCGCACTTGTTAATACCCATTCATCTAATTGGCCATGAATTAACATTTTCATATAAAGCTGTGTTGTCTCTGCGACCAGAGTTAATTCCATGTCATGTTATTGCATCAGTCACACCCTCCTAGCACCGAAATGTAACGAACACAATGGAATATAATCcacttactacttttttttttattggacataCTTGATGATTTgtattattttatacatttttattcaagGCAACAAAATATGTAACCAATGCTAACTAACAAAGCATTGCAGAGGTAACTAGCATTTATTTTCACCCTtaagagatatcattggatgatatttcactggggttttttgtttgctttcctctgggtcaatttactgtaagtacggatataggataaagtatctgtcgtctaaatttagcataggttgaactttaatgatggaagtcttttttcaacctcatctactatgtaactatgtaaaacatGATAAgcatgtatttgtatttattttacctCTTTCCTTCTGTGTGGTGTTATTGTGTGAGAAAGGTTTGTACTTTACATCCACGAGCAAAGTGTTACATTTAATAAGGCAGAGGGTGAACATAATTAGGATTATACATCATTGTGTTGTGGACAAATGATACCCATGGGAAGGAAACAGCTGATATGCCTTCTACGTTTCCACTACTTATATATCATCGTTGTAtaggtaaaactcattaagtacATTTTGGGCAAAAGCTCAATAAATGCACTTCCTGACTTGGTATCTTGATCTtcatatttctattgaaaaactcattAACTGCTTATTTAGTTGTAGTTCAGAGttactaaaaaaataaaactcTAAGTATtcttttcctcagtactcaaacATTGTAGTTAAGGACTTTTACCTCCACGACAATATATTTTCTATTCTCAAAAAATACACATTTTCGCTTTACTGGCGGcgaatttttagtttttttatttaaattaaaatCGATTCCATTTACTGAAATGTTTCCAAGTTTTCTGTGCAGAATGCCTTTTCATATGTGAAAATCCAGCACATTTTGTGGCTGCATCTTTAACACAAACGTGCTCCTGTTGCTCACAATACATAACTTTATAAATTACCTGCAGATTTACATGGCATGCAAGGCCTCCAGTGAGTGAAACGGAGACCTCATTTCATAAAAGTCTACGCAGCCTCAGATGCTAAGAGTGAGATTTCCTTCCCAGAGTAAATGCTACAAATGAGCGAATTTAACACAATTTAGGAGACTGTGAAGGAGATTTCCTGTTACAAACTCAAGCTTAAAATCAGTCTAATGTGATATTTTTCTCAACATCTTTCTTCTCTCATTCCTTATCTTATAGGGGCTTGGTGGAACAATGTATGATGTGTCATTTACAATTAAAGAGACCAACTGTACTAAGTCTGTCTATGCGATATTGGAAGATGAGTGTCAGATAAGTGAAAGCAGTGTAAGTACTTGGGACTATAATAATATATCACTTATTTCAATTGCAGccaacagctttcctggggctcagGACTAGAGTTTCAGCCGGGGCCTTCCCCCCTGCTGGTGGCCCCCGtctttctcttacacccccttctAACACTcctccatgtatttctccccctttctctcttactccccccttcTTTAGCCAGCACACTCCCTCCCtcaacccccttccccctcacgcATACACACaaatctaccccccccccacacacaatctccacaataccacacactccgcCCAGTACAATACCACAATACAACACACTCCCCACAGCACAATACCACAGCACCAAACACTCCTgtcccagcacaataccacacaacccccctgcaGCACAAcagcactccccccagcacaacaGCGATTCAATTTCTTATTTTCTCTGCGTGTCTTCTACCCGTGTATCTGGGTCTCTCCACTGATCATTGTATAAACCTGTCGTCTAAAAAAGGACCGCCTGATCCTCCTGTCGCGTCACTCACATCCAGGTCTGgtaagtgagtgtgtgatgtAAACGAAGGTCTTTCCCATGGGCGATACGTGCTTTGCCTTCTCCGGAAGTCCTTCCAATAATACATAGAGTTTGACTCATAGTACTTCTTATCCCGCTTCAATTATTTTATCTTCCGTTGTATGATTTAGTTCTTGTAGTTGTAGAGGTCTCAAAGATTAATTTCTTAAACTTGGCAATTGGCACCTGTGTCTTTAGTATTGTCTTTGTTTTTTCGATCCCTTGCTTTACTTCTTTATATGCTGGTGGTAGCGTTTCAATGGTCGGTAACATCGGGTCGATTGGTACTTTTATTAAGTACCTGTTGCTTTTGCTCTTCCTCCCTGACAAAGCGTTAGGTTTGAAGGTGAAACGGCTGTCACATTTTCTACCAGACCCGTAGTCTAACTCagaggtgagcaaactttttagtctgtgccgctctgcctgctctcctcccctgctctcccctctccaccccaCCCCATAACTTTTCTCCGGCATCATTATACTCCGCGTTGCCACAGTGACACATCACCAGAAGCCGCCAGAGACAAGGTGTAAGGGATATATAGAGGTCTTGCGCGCTCCTGCGGCattcaatttaaatgttgtggggaacagcgcAAGACCTTTGTAAGCACCGCGCCCCCCCGTTTACACACCTCTGGTGTAGCTCCGCAGAACCTTAAAAAAGAAGAGAGATACCGTCAGCAGCTTAGGAATTCCACTGAGCTGGAAATAATGTGGTTCGGCTCCAGAGAACTCCTGCTTCCcaactcaaagaagaaaactCCTTTACTATCACAATGTGTGTCTGTCCTGGCAGTGAACTTGTATACAGGTATCACTAGCTGCAATAGTCAATACGGCCACAATAACTCATATAGATAAAGAGTTGGGAATTGCTTGAATGTTGCATGTGGCATAAAATACCATTCATACAGCTAAAACGTGTTATTTTCATTGTTCCCTTTATTTTAGAGTACTTTCAACTGTGATGTCAAATGTAATGTTACAAACAAGGCGATTAAAGTCCACTCAGTTCCCCAATGCTTCGAAATTATGGTAAATACCTTATTTTCCTACTTTTGTTCGTTCATTTTAGTTCCTTTCAAACATATGACTAAGCAAAGGAATGAGGATATCAAACTATAATAAGCcatttattgtttatattttgGTAACAATGTTTTCAATGTGCATTCCCAATTTGTAACATGTAGCCCGAGCTGCAGTAAGGTGAGAGTTTCGCTTTCTAGCATTTTATTGGAGATGTGTTAATATTTTTGCAATTTTAGAGAATATAAAAACCACAGTaagaaatatgtttttttctagGGGCCGATATGAAAGCTTAGGGAAGAAAGGCCCAACATCCCTAAAGTCACATTGTCAAAAAACAGAGACATTTGCAGTTTTTAGAGAAGGAAATAGCAGCGATTTTAAGGGTCCCagcaaaacagaaacagaaaactACTCAAGGATTTTACAAAGAAGTATGTGATCGGAAAGAAAAAGCAAACAAATGACAATTAAAAATTTAGATTGGCAGGTGGGGACTGCACCTTTGATGTAAAAACAGTTTTAATTTAATTGTAAAGAGGACATGTTACATTTCGGTTAGAACTCATCTTACATTTGTTCCAATGTATACCGTGGGCACTACGTGAAATACATTGTTTAAATATTCATATTTTAATAATTATAGCCATAATATACATGTGCAATAAAAAAGTAATTGTGTATTTCATATTCTTATTCTAGTACATGTCAACAGGTTACACAAGGGGACTTACACCTCTCCGCATGGTTTTAGAAAGGCCCAAACATCTAGTCATTCCTGGCCGTCCTCAATTGCAATCCAGAGGACCTACTGGTCCTAATCCTAAAGAAGAAGACAAGCATGGAAGAAaggataaaaaagaaaaaagactcaAAAAACACAAAGGATGCAAAAAACATGATCATAAAAAATGTGACTCTTCTGAAGAATTTAAAGAAGCCGACAGAAGGAAAACAGAAGTAACAGTCAAACCTATAGTGCATGAAATCCCGCAGGTGCCTAAGACAACTTCGCAAACAGATGAGGTGTTAGTGACAACACAACAGTCACAGAATTCCGGTCATGTTCTTGGGGAATCAGCTACTCCATCCATACAGGGGCCACAAGGTCCTCCATTATTCCCCCATATTCCAACAGTGACAGAGGATAATGGTAATGTTCCAAATAGTCATGAGGATGTTTTGTTGGACCTACCAGAGGCACCAAAATGTCCTGGGAAACCCTGGAAAATAATAGTGTTGTAACCAACGTTACCAGCACTTCCAACTCTCAAACCACTTACATTTGAAGACCGGCAGATTGCTAATGAGGATATAACAACTCCAGCAGCTCTAGGAACAGAAAAGAGAGGCTCCGCCACACCAATCTCCGCTTTTTAGCGATGAAGACCTACTCTAGATGCCGTGCTGTCCTAATTTTAAAACAATTGTCTGATTAAATGTGGTATGAAATTGTCAATACGTAATTCAAAGGTTTAAGTTGCAAATTTGATATAAAAACATGGCAAAATATATTTGCACAATTGTCTTTTCTTGCAACATATATattatgaaacaatttaaaatgttaaatattaatTGAAATATCTGCACACTGATGTATCATCTTTGTGTCTTACCATGTTCCTAAAAGT includes the following:
- the LOC142466030 gene encoding T-kininogen 2-like isoform X1, translated to MWLTVVLLLCSQFILGAANQALTFDADCDGQDIFDAVDVALRHYNDEKQDDNQFILHRITEARTRPENDGGTHYFVKYEIYESSCAVKSGKLWQECDYKRSEAETGACSAHVLINKELKINDVIFQNCSYIAILVPLTYSYYPCRGCWKPIDINSVELLRIVKNAIETMTWIGSHPFHFDLEEMKNASRQVVSGWNYKMVYTVRQTNCSKSEVPDLTPQCKIDTNGISGNCETTAYIGPNHFIQVISQICKTDTGFCLFCRTEVDPNDPELRDLLRQVIDEYNSDNNHTNLYNIFSVGRAKKEGLGGTMYDVSFTIKETNCTKSVYAILEDECQISESSSTFNCDVKCNVTNKAIKVHSVPQCFEIMYMSTGYTRGLTPLRMVLERPKHLVIPGRPQLQSRGPTGPNPKEEDKHGRKDKKEKRLKKHKGCKKHDHKKCDSSEEFKEADRRKTEVTVKPIVHEIPQVPKTTSQTDEVLVTTQQSQNSGHVLGESATPSIQGPQGPPLFPHIPTVTEDNGNVPNSHEDVLLDLPEAPKCPGKPWKIIVL
- the LOC142466030 gene encoding kininogen-1-like isoform X2; its protein translation is MWLTVVLLLCSQFILGAANQALTFDADCDGQDIFDAVDVALRHYNDEKQDDNQFILHRITEARTRPENDGGTHYFVKYEIYESSCAVKSGKLWQECDYKRSEAETGACSAHVLINKELKINDVIFQNCSYIAILVPLTYSYYPCRGCWKPIDINSVELLRIVKNAIETMTWIGSHPFHFDLEEMKNASRQVVSGWNYKMVYTVRQTNCSKSEVPDLTPQCKIDTNGISGNCETTAYIGPNHFIQVISQICKTDTGFCLFCRTEVDPNDPELRDLLRQVIDEYNSDNNHTNLYNIFSVGRAKKEGLGGTMYDVSFTIKETNCTKSVYAILEDECQISESSSTFNCDVKCNVTNKAIKVHSVPQCFEIMVTQGDLHLSAWF